In Weissella tructae, the DNA window GTGCATTTATCATCATAAACAGAAAAAAGGTACCGTCTTGCTACAAACAAGACAGTACCTTTTTAGATGATTACTTTGTTGCGTTTAATTCTACAATCTTCAAAACAGTGTCTACGGCTTGCTTCATTGTACGTGTTGAAACGTATTCAAAGCGACCGTGCATGTTTTCAGCTCCAGCAAACACATTTGGTGTTGGCAAACCAAGGAATGTAATCTTTGATCCATCAGTTCCACCACGAACAGGTTCGATAATTGGTGTAATACCCAATTCGTTCATAGCTGCTTCGGCCAAGTTAACAGAAATCATGTTATCCTTTAGGATTTCACCCATGTTGTAGTATTGGTCAACCATGTTCAATTGAATACGGTCTTCACCAAATGCAGCATTCATGTCATCAACAATCTTTTGCATCATTGCCTTACGACCTTCAAACTTTTCGCGATCGTGATCACGAATAATGTAAGTCATTGTTGCTTCTTCTGGTGTGCCATCCATTGCTAGCAAGTGGAAGAATCCTTCTGTTCCTTCAGTATGTTCTGGACGATCATGCGCTGGCAATGCGGCATGCAGATCCATTCCAACTTGTAAGGCATTCACCATTGTATCCTTTGCAGTTCCAGGGTGAACATTACGTCCCATAATCTTGATGTCCGCACCAGCAGCTGAGAATGTTTGCCATTCTAGTTCGCCAAGTGGTCCACCATCCAATGTGTACGCAAATTCTGCCCCAAATTCAGCAACGTGGAAGTTGTTCGCTCCCATACCGATTTCTTCATCAGGTCCAAAGGCAAAGCGCAATGGTCCATGCTTGAATTCTGGGTGGGCCACAAAGTAATCTGCCGCAGCCAAAATTTCAGCTACCCCAGCCTTATCGTCAGCCCCTAGCAAAGTTGTTCCATCAGTTGTAATCAAAGTATGTCCGTCATACTTCTTTAGACTTGGGAAGTCCTTTGGTGACAATGTAAATTCATCATTCAACTTAATGTCTGATGCCCCATCATAGTTTTCAACAAATTGTGGTTGTACATTCACTGAGTTAAAGTCAGCTGTGTCAACGTGGGCAATAAACCCAATTGTTGGTACATCTGCTTCAATATTTGAACTTAGTTCCGCAAAGACATAACCGTCTGACATTGTACGAACATTTTCAAGACCCATTTCTTCTAATTCCACAGCCAAGTCAGCTAAGAAAGCCACTTCCTTTGGATCAGATGGTGTTGTTGTTGATGTTTCATCAGAGCGTGTATCAATCTTCACGTAACGTACAAAACGTTCTACCAAGTTAGGATATACTGCGTTAATTTGTTCTAGTTCACTCATATTGATTACCTCTTCCTCTTTAAATATATTGATATGGATCTGTATTCACCGTTGAGACAAATATATTATCCAATTCCCAGTTATATTGAGATTGCCAAGTTTGGACTAACTTAGCCATCTCTTTTGTTGCTAAAGCTTCCATGTGATGGTCTGGGTCAATGACCACAAAATCATCCATTAAGATACTGTGTCCAACATGGTAATAGATATCTGCTGTGACATAGGCATCCGCCCCTTGTGCTTGCGCGACGGCATATTCTTTACCACCATCCCCGCCCAAGACGGCAACAGTTTTAATCAAACGATCAGTATCATTGGCAATCACACGCACTTTTTCGACGCCACACACATCACGAATGAATGCAGCATAGTTGGCAACTGTCATGGGTTCAGCTAGTGTTCCAATGCGCCCCAATCCAGTTTCCCCATCCGGATTAGCCAATAACGGCTTCACGTTTTTAATTGTAAAGGCATCCGCCAACCAATCATTCAAGCCATCTTTTGCAGCGTCCAAATTAGTATGTGCCGCATAAACCACAATATCGTGTTTAATTAACTTCGCATACATTTGATTTTGCGGATCACTAAGATCTAAATTCTTGGCTGGGCGAAACATGACTGGATGATGTGCAAAAATAAAGTCCACACCTTTGGCAATCGCTTCTTCAACAACCTCTGGTAAAACATCCAAAGTTGTCATGACACGATGAATCTCTTGGGTACCATCCCCAATTTGAATGCCAATTGCATCACGTTCCCAAGCTAAGTGCTTCGGTGCATGTTCTTCAATTTTTTGAATTAACTCATTGGCCTGCATGGGCAAGTACCTCTTCAATTTCCGCTTTTTGAGCGGCATATTTTTGATACGCGGGCGTGTCTGTTTTTTCAACTGCAACTAATTGTGCCATCACATCACCAATACGATCTGCTTCACGTTGCCACTTGGCACGCCAAACATCATCGTTAGCCGCAATGTTAAACGGTCCATAATGACGTTCTTGACTGGTTAGGCTTTGTTCACCTGGGACAGCGACCACAATTTCATAATAATGACCTTCATCAAGCAACATTGTTTCTGCTTCAATTTGGTAACCATGTGTTTCTAACCATTCACGAACAACGTAAACATCAATATTTGGTTGTAAAATCAAATGATCATATTGTTCACCATTTTGGTGACCAGCTTCAAGGATTTGGCTAATTAAGCGTCCCCCCATTCCAGCTACCACAACAGTATCAATATTATCTTCTGGTGTTACCGCTGCTAAGCCATCAGCTAAACGCGCTTCTAAGCGGTCACTCAAACGATGACGCATCACTTCTTGACGCGCATTTTCTAATGGCCCCTTCGCAACTTCACCTGCAATCCCAAAACTGATTTTGTCAGCTAATAATAGATTGGCTGGCAAGTATGCATGATCAGAACCAATATCAGCTAAACGGGCGTTAGCGGGTACGTAATCTGCGACAACTTGTAATCTCTTTGATAAATGCAATGCGTCCATAAATTCGTCTCTTTTTCTTTATAAATATTATCTTCTAGTTTAGCACACATCAGCTGACTCGCTGGATAAGTTACACGATATTCAGAGGTTTTTTAACATGAGATACACAAAAAGCATTCACCATCACTGATAAATGCTTTTTATGGTCGTTTCTAATAATCTGTATCAGCTAAAGCAGCCAATGTTTCACTCATTTCTAAGTCCGTTGGCACGAGTTCGACATAACGTGTCAAAGTTTCTAGGGCTAATTCTTGGTTTCCATTTTCACGGAAGTAGAAGAATGCTTCACGTAAGAAGTTAGCGTCATCAATAAACAACGGCACCGCGGCTTGCCAATATTGTGTGGCCATTTCGTAATCTTCCAAAGCGGTGTAACTTTGCGCTAGATTACGGTAAATCACAGGGTCAATATCTGCTTCATCATCTGCCAAATAATCATTCAACAAGGCAATGTTTTCCGCATACTTGTTTTGCAAAACCAACCAATCAGAATAATCCAAGACCAAAGTTGGATCACCAGGATTATTACGCAATCCTTCTTTGTATAGTTGTTCTGCTTGTTCGCTTGAACCCAAACGTTCGCTCAAAATCGCTGCACGTTCAACCAATTTTGTATTAAATTGATCAACTGCTAGTCCAGCTTGGTAAGTACGTAATGCATCTTCGTCTTGTTGGGCATGTTCATACAAGTTTCCCAATGGTTCGTACAATGTGGCATAACTTGCATCAATTTCCATCAATTCTTCAAATGTATCGATGGCCTTTTGATGTGTTTCTTCGTCCGCCGCATATAACATTCCTAATTGGAAACGTACGTCTGGTGTCAATTCAGTTGTCTTGATTTGTTCTAGGTATGCTAACGCGTTAGTTACATCTCCAACTAAGGCATAGGCAACCCCAATACGTGACGCAACGTCAGTCCCAGAGAAATAACGATCCCCAGCCTTCAATAGTTCACGGTAGTAAGGAATAGCTTCTTGGTACTTCGCAGAAGCAAAGTAGTATTCTGCTAACGCGAAGCCAATGACCGCTTCTTCTGGTGCCAAATTGTGCGCTTCCAACAACTTAGCTTCAGCAGGTTCATACAAACCTTCTGATTGATATAGGTCAGCCAAAACAAGTAGAGATTCCAAGTATGCATTTGATGTTGGCTTAATATCGGCCAAATACCCCATCGCTGCATCCGTATCATCTTCATCAATCGCAATATCAGCTAATGCTGTACGTAATTGGTCTTCATCTGGATAACGTTCTAGTAGCTTTTCGTAAGCACGCTTGGCTTGATTACTCATCCCCAATGCGTATAATTCTTCGGCTAATGAATAGATTGTATCATCGTCATCATGTCGTAAGGCTGATGCAAATGACTTCTTTGCTTCATCTACTTGGCCCAAGGCCAATTCATTTAACATGCGTTCTCCAAAAGATGCCATTTATTGCTCCTTATCTGCGCTTGCCTTTTGGCGCGCTTGTGCTAATAATGCAGCGCGTTGCGCTTGCTTTTGTTCACGTGTCACTTGCCCTTTTTGTGCCGCTCCACGTGAGAAATCGTTTGATTTAAGTGTTCCTTTAGTTGACATTTTTTTGCCCCCTTTAATAATAAGTATGTTCTATTATAGACGAGTCTTAGTGTCTTGGCTAACTTTCCAAGCGCTTACTTAACAGATTCATCAAATTCCAAATAATCTGCCCTCGTATCGACTATACTTAATGACATCAAGCTCCCCTCATTCAGTAGCTAAGCGACCCGACATCCTCGTGATATAATACAAGGACGGAGGAAGAATCATTATGGTAATGGAAGCATATTTTAAAGATTTACGTGCAAAAATTGGACATGACGAAATCATCATGCCGGGTGTTGCGGGAGTGTTATTTGATGAAACGCGTACAAAGGTTCTGTTAGAACAACGTGGTGATGGTGAAATCGGTTGGAGTCTTGTTGGCGGTATGCAAAATCTTCATGAAAGTGCCATGACTTCTTTAATTCGTGAATTTAAAGAAGAAACTGGTTTGGATGTAGAAATTGCGTCACTTATTGGGCTAGATACTAATTTTCACCACACTTTTCCAAATGGGGATAAAGCCCAAATCCCAATGACTTTATTCGAGGTCACACAAACAGGTGGTTCTTTACAAGCAGACGGTGATGAGACGACAAGTCTACAATTCGTGCCCCTAGCAAGCCAACCTACAATGTACAACCCGCAGCATCAATATGCCATTGATCAATTGATTAAAGACATTCCTTACGGTTGGTACAATTAATTCGCAATATCAAATTAAAAAGGACCAACAATCCATTTGTTGGTCCTTTTATATTTCCCTCACGCCGACTTTATCGCCACTTGATGTGGTCAATATGATTATTTTTAATGCTTTAACTTAATAGCTGCCACGTCAGTTCCATCCATTGGAACCAACAAATAATCTTGGTTGTTGTCTGATTCATACACTAACGTCTTTTTAATTGTTTCACCTGGATTCAAAATACCGTCTTCCAAGAATTTAAAGTGCTTGTCTTCTACCGCTGACATACTTGTTTTACGGTTCAAAGCATCCACAAACAACCATTCACCATCGTACTTTTCGGCAATCATCAAATTGTCCACTGAGTATTCAGCGGCATCTTTACCAGTATTTGTCAGTGTAATCTCGATTGTTCGATAATGATCTTTTTGTTGCTTAAAGCTCACTGCCTCAAAAGCAATATCATCAGAGGTTACTGCTTTGTTCATCCCAACAACATCGACATCAACGTCTTCATCCTCATACGGCTCTTCGTCTAATCCTGATTCAAGTACGCCCATACGAACGCCTTCGAATGCAAATTGCGCCATTACCGCACCATTAAACATCAAAACAGTTAATAAGGTTGCAATCAACGCAACGACATGGTTATTTTTACGATTAATAATCATGCCAATAGCTGACATCGCTACCCCAGCCGTCAAAAGGACATACCCGACAAGATTTAATGCCCATATTCCACTAGGAATCATAACAGCAATCATCCCGAAGAATGCGATACCCATTCCAACAAAACCTAACCACGTATTTTTTTCTCTTGGCATGTTAAATCTCCTTTTCTGTATCCGCTACAACTTTAACGTCTGTTTGCGTTGGCAACAATTCGATGACTTCCACATGATTCGCTGCGTTGTTACTTAAATCTTCTGACATATCCATATCGTCTGTATTGGTTGGCAAGCACATAAAGATTAACAAGATTAATGACCCAACAAAAGGTACAAAATTCAAGAAAATTAATCCCCATGGATAACCTGCATCACGTAAACGTCGCACTGTGATAGACAAACTAGGTAATAAAATCGCCACGGTAAACGCCCATGAAGCGAGTCCATATAAGATCATTGTGATAACCATCAAGCCAAACATTGCTTCAGGGGATTCAGTAAATGAAATACCAATCACCCAAGTCAACAACATTGCTAAACTCATCAGTAACCCAATTAACGTATTAATGGCCATTGCATACCAAAATTGTGATCGTGTTGCCTTACCACTAAAGTCAACATAGCCACGCCAAAAATCTACATAGTATTGAAACATATTTTTCTCCTTATTTGTACCGATTCTAGTTCTCTTCGAATCTATTTACATGTCGTTTTTTTTGACACGCCATATCACCTCGTAGAGATTCCCCACATCTATATCTGTATTATACCGTTTTACATCCACCTTTTGAAGAAAGTGTCCTACTGATACGCTTCACCCCTCAGACGAGCGAGGGGTATAACCACATTTTTTGACATACAAAAAGACACTGCCAGCGACAGTGTCTTTTAAAATCAATCATTAGTTAGCTTCCAAAACTTCATGATACTTCGTCGCAATAAAATCACGTGAAGCATGTAGTGCTTGTGTTTCTTCTTCAGTTAGTAACAAGTCACAACTCTTAACGATACCACGTTCCCCAACAATCGCTGGGTATGAATAGTAGACTTCTTCACCATCACGCAAATGAGACAAGACGATTTCTTCATTTGTGTTATCTAGAATAGCTTTTGCAATACGAATACCGGCTGTGGCAACACCATAACTAGTGAAGCCTTTT includes these proteins:
- the pepT gene encoding peptidase T gives rise to the protein MSELEQINAVYPNLVERFVRYVKIDTRSDETSTTTPSDPKEVAFLADLAVELEEMGLENVRTMSDGYVFAELSSNIEADVPTIGFIAHVDTADFNSVNVQPQFVENYDGASDIKLNDEFTLSPKDFPSLKKYDGHTLITTDGTTLLGADDKAGVAEILAAADYFVAHPEFKHGPLRFAFGPDEEIGMGANNFHVAEFGAEFAYTLDGGPLGELEWQTFSAAGADIKIMGRNVHPGTAKDTMVNALQVGMDLHAALPAHDRPEHTEGTEGFFHLLAMDGTPEEATMTYIIRDHDREKFEGRKAMMQKIVDDMNAAFGEDRIQLNMVDQYYNMGEILKDNMISVNLAEAAMNELGITPIIEPVRGGTDGSKITFLGLPTPNVFAGAENMHGRFEYVSTRTMKQAVDTVLKIVELNATK
- a CDS encoding tetratricopeptide repeat protein — its product is MASFGERMLNELALGQVDEAKKSFASALRHDDDDTIYSLAEELYALGMSNQAKRAYEKLLERYPDEDQLRTALADIAIDEDDTDAAMGYLADIKPTSNAYLESLLVLADLYQSEGLYEPAEAKLLEAHNLAPEEAVIGFALAEYYFASAKYQEAIPYYRELLKAGDRYFSGTDVASRIGVAYALVGDVTNALAYLEQIKTTELTPDVRFQLGMLYAADEETHQKAIDTFEELMEIDASYATLYEPLGNLYEHAQQDEDALRTYQAGLAVDQFNTKLVERAAILSERLGSSEQAEQLYKEGLRNNPGDPTLVLDYSDWLVLQNKYAENIALLNDYLADDEADIDPVIYRNLAQSYTALEDYEMATQYWQAAVPLFIDDANFLREAFFYFRENGNQELALETLTRYVELVPTDLEMSETLAALADTDY
- a CDS encoding Nif3-like dinuclear metal center hexameric protein, yielding MQANELIQKIEEHAPKHLAWERDAIGIQIGDGTQEIHRVMTTLDVLPEVVEEAIAKGVDFIFAHHPVMFRPAKNLDLSDPQNQMYAKLIKHDIVVYAAHTNLDAAKDGLNDWLADAFTIKNVKPLLANPDGETGLGRIGTLAEPMTVANYAAFIRDVCGVEKVRVIANDTDRLIKTVAVLGGDGGKEYAVAQAQGADAYVTADIYYHVGHSILMDDFVVIDPDHHMEALATKEMAKLVQTWQSQYNWELDNIFVSTVNTDPYQYI
- a CDS encoding tRNA (adenine(22)-N(1))-methyltransferase, with amino-acid sequence MDALHLSKRLQVVADYVPANARLADIGSDHAYLPANLLLADKISFGIAGEVAKGPLENARQEVMRHRLSDRLEARLADGLAAVTPEDNIDTVVVAGMGGRLISQILEAGHQNGEQYDHLILQPNIDVYVVREWLETHGYQIEAETMLLDEGHYYEIVVAVPGEQSLTSQERHYGPFNIAANDDVWRAKWQREADRIGDVMAQLVAVEKTDTPAYQKYAAQKAEIEEVLAHAGQ
- a CDS encoding NUDIX hydrolase, which produces MVMEAYFKDLRAKIGHDEIIMPGVAGVLFDETRTKVLLEQRGDGEIGWSLVGGMQNLHESAMTSLIREFKEETGLDVEIASLIGLDTNFHHTFPNGDKAQIPMTLFEVTQTGGSLQADGDETTSLQFVPLASQPTMYNPQHQYAIDQLIKDIPYGWYN
- a CDS encoding DUF805 domain-containing protein translates to MFQYYVDFWRGYVDFSGKATRSQFWYAMAINTLIGLLMSLAMLLTWVIGISFTESPEAMFGLMVITMILYGLASWAFTVAILLPSLSITVRRLRDAGYPWGLIFLNFVPFVGSLILLIFMCLPTNTDDMDMSEDLSNNAANHVEVIELLPTQTDVKVVADTEKEI